Proteins found in one Oreochromis niloticus isolate F11D_XX linkage group LG22, O_niloticus_UMD_NMBU, whole genome shotgun sequence genomic segment:
- the LOC112843595 gene encoding uncharacterized protein LOC112843595, whose translation MKTLAVLAAVLLLLAGLLALFEDNKEDKQHHLQTRWTHDNSHLRDMTQDHIHPWMNNAWHRYVHDRTKGEPNNTACYVCSHMPCTSTHPTFYGDYMNKTQAKCAASFAGIGYQHKKIIINETSSTIHSLNLFSMFMGHPQYELITTENAGLDNGTCDQLFWINFNVTNRNTSIHFPVFLDQTPGKNHSMCYRQDNGNRPLGNTTNCNQTAGNGEGAPVNTANPSNGTYWVQGMAWLCGQRAYFILPPGWTGVCAPIFISDHTFKTPHHFLRETPQGPDDDETSL comes from the coding sequence atgaagacactcgccgtcctagcagctgtcctcctgctcctaGCAGGACTCCTCGCGCTTTTCGAGGACAATAAAGAAGACAAACAACACCACCTACAGACAAggtggacacatgacaactcacaccttcgtgacatgacacaagaccacattcacccatggatgaataacgcatGGCATCGCTACGTACATGACAGAACTAAGGGAGAGCCTAACAACACTGCATGTTACGTCTGCTCCCACATGCCATGCACCTCGACACATCCCACCTTTTATGGAgactacatgaataaaacacaagccaagtGCGCTGCCAGTTTCGCGGGCATTGGCTatcaacataagaaaatcatcattaatGAGACAAGCTCTACCATTCACTCGCTTAACCTGTTTAGTATGTTTATGGGACATCCACAATATGAGTTGATCACCACTGAAAACGCTGGATTAGACAATGGAACGTGTGATCAActtttctggatcaacttcaacgtgacgaaccggaacacatccattcacttcccagtgttcttggaccaaaccccagggaagaaccactccatgtgctaccggCAAGACAACGGTAACAGACCGCTTGGAAACACCACTAATTGTAATCAGACCGCTGGAAACGGAGAAGGTGCCCCTGTGAACACAGCCAACCCCTCTAATGGCACCTACtgggtgcaaggaatggcctggctatgtGGACAACGTGCTTATTTCATACTACCTCCAGGGTGGACCGGAGTTTGCGCTCCCATCTTCATCTCAGATCACACCTTCAAAACGCCACACCACTTTCTACGGGAAACGCCACAAGGACCCGACGACGACGAGACGTCTCTGTAG